Proteins encoded by one window of Actinocorallia herbida:
- a CDS encoding LamG domain-containing protein: MSARLVLHWPLDAVAEGRVADLAEGQYGGDVKGDPQTDHDVRFGSCLRFDGSDDHLLLQNVPADRLRAYTFQTWIKPLPGARPATVVLCARNAGTLQVLLEPNGAITHRFMVTRPLSGLFEARLATAPETVPAGLWTHVAVTNDGRTARIHLNGIQASELAFAGTRTPDPSALTVCGVGPGRFFAGSLAHLRIYDDALTPVEVKRDMAEDEAALAAFVRSHPLDFALVNDDDHPVLYIDEAATTQAMTLRLTNTSRYPVEPVPLTVPVPTTAEYHCALRLRPGTLAAGIAPRAASAAWALAAEPDGTALYLQWKSPATLAPGASTTVRIEGLNADGAGGTRGTRVELEYLRWRHPGEQDELTGTRLQFLDLVNHRGRRDLPLDLRLVGGDRVLADSQAVSALRVHLTHTLLDGPGLSLRKDSELLLSFDVQQPGQDRPWALTASGDAPRASLTTADPRWRITAEALGQRMRWTLRPREDLVLAPGEHLELALGGIVALPSLGHAPILVDYQDVPGYANGTLTVPVERTPLLFSGANVGIGTQRPEPFRLAVNGVENHLQLRRDAALGGGGKVLFLELFQDTSAGPAVTFPSIRFHHGEKFWHRIEGRPEGIQFKQGHLGGDALIDIHAGTAVVAGLRIGGTTIGEAELRVLKKLAAGQLEFDLFNVKQGEYIYAADLNPLDADRRHVYTWRRRDRLDQGRWRLHFPG; the protein is encoded by the coding sequence GTGAGCGCCCGGCTCGTCCTGCACTGGCCGCTGGACGCGGTCGCCGAGGGCCGGGTCGCCGACCTCGCCGAGGGCCAGTACGGCGGGGACGTCAAAGGCGATCCGCAGACCGACCACGATGTCAGGTTCGGGAGCTGCCTGCGGTTCGACGGCTCCGACGACCACCTGCTCCTCCAGAACGTCCCGGCCGACAGGCTTCGCGCCTACACCTTCCAGACCTGGATCAAGCCGCTCCCCGGCGCCAGGCCCGCGACGGTGGTGCTCTGCGCCAGGAACGCGGGCACCCTGCAGGTGCTCCTGGAGCCCAACGGCGCGATCACCCACCGGTTCATGGTCACCCGCCCGCTGAGCGGCCTCTTCGAGGCGAGGCTCGCGACGGCTCCCGAGACGGTGCCGGCCGGGCTCTGGACCCATGTCGCGGTCACCAACGACGGCAGGACCGCCCGGATCCACCTGAACGGGATCCAGGCCTCCGAGCTCGCCTTCGCCGGGACCCGGACCCCCGACCCCTCGGCCCTGACGGTCTGCGGCGTCGGACCGGGACGGTTCTTCGCGGGCTCGCTCGCCCATCTGCGGATCTACGACGACGCGCTGACCCCGGTGGAGGTCAAGCGGGACATGGCCGAGGACGAGGCGGCCCTGGCGGCCTTCGTGCGCAGCCACCCGCTCGACTTCGCCCTCGTCAACGACGACGACCACCCCGTCCTCTACATCGACGAGGCGGCCACCACCCAGGCGATGACCCTGCGGCTCACCAACACCTCCCGCTACCCGGTCGAGCCCGTCCCCCTGACCGTCCCGGTCCCGACCACGGCCGAGTACCACTGCGCGCTGCGGCTGCGCCCCGGCACGCTGGCGGCCGGGATCGCGCCCCGCGCGGCGAGCGCCGCCTGGGCGCTGGCCGCCGAGCCCGACGGGACCGCGCTCTACCTCCAGTGGAAGAGCCCCGCGACGCTGGCGCCCGGCGCGTCCACCACGGTCCGGATCGAGGGCCTGAACGCCGACGGCGCGGGCGGCACCCGCGGCACCCGGGTGGAACTGGAGTACCTCAGGTGGCGCCACCCCGGCGAGCAGGACGAGCTCACCGGGACCCGGCTCCAGTTCCTCGACCTGGTCAACCACCGGGGCCGCCGCGACCTCCCGCTCGATCTGCGGCTGGTCGGCGGAGACCGGGTGCTGGCCGACAGCCAGGCGGTCAGCGCGCTGCGCGTCCACCTCACCCACACGCTCCTCGACGGCCCCGGCCTGTCCCTGCGCAAGGACTCGGAGCTGTTGCTGTCCTTCGACGTCCAGCAGCCGGGCCAGGACCGGCCGTGGGCGCTCACCGCCTCCGGCGACGCGCCCCGGGCGTCCCTGACCACCGCGGACCCCCGCTGGCGGATCACCGCCGAGGCGCTCGGCCAGCGGATGCGGTGGACGCTCCGGCCCAGGGAGGACCTGGTCCTTGCGCCGGGCGAGCACCTGGAGCTCGCGCTCGGCGGGATCGTCGCGCTGCCCTCGCTCGGCCACGCGCCGATCCTGGTGGACTACCAGGACGTCCCCGGCTACGCCAACGGCACGCTGACCGTCCCGGTAGAGCGCACCCCGCTGCTGTTCAGCGGCGCGAACGTCGGCATCGGCACCCAGCGCCCCGAACCCTTCCGGCTCGCCGTCAACGGCGTGGAGAACCACCTCCAGCTGCGCCGGGACGCCGCGCTGGGCGGCGGAGGCAAGGTCCTCTTCCTCGAGCTGTTCCAGGACACCTCCGCGGGCCCGGCGGTGACGTTCCCGAGCATCCGGTTCCACCACGGCGAGAAGTTCTGGCACCGGATCGAGGGCAGGCCCGAGGGCATTCAGTTCAAGCAGGGCCACCTGGGCGGCGACGCCCTGATCGACATACACGCCGGCACCGCGGTCGTCGCGGGCCTGCGGATCGGCGGCACGACCATCGGCGAGGCCGAGCTCCGCGTCCTCAAGAAGCTCGCGGCGGGCCAGCTGGAGTTCGACCTCTTCAACGTCAAGCAGGGCGAGTACATCTACGCGGCGGACCTGAACCCCCTGGACGCGGACCGCCGCCACGTCTACACCTGGCGCCGCAGGGACCGGCTCGACCAGGGCCGCTGGCGGCTCCATTTCCCGGGATGA
- a CDS encoding cation:proton antiporter produces MGAVTVVVLVIFGWGLVSSRLERADLTAPIVFVAVGGLLAATGTVAGPTAPEALRPLVEVTLVWVLFSDAAGVPWREVRADRGVYARLLCVGLPLTILTGWGLASWFFPGLELWLALLVGAALAPTDAALGLPVVTNPRVPPRMRRLITVESGLNDGIATPVVMFALAGAASAEAVRGAPTLGMALVELALGLVVGAVLGPAGGGLLRAARRREWASEDFTGIAVLALAVLAYTGAVALHGNGFIAAFCAGLAFGAAAGPRGPAELAYLEQTGRLVSLLVWLAFGVIVLPIMASRIGPPTVLYAVLSLTVVRMLPVALVTLGAGLDRSSVLFLGWFGPRGLASLVFALIALEELGPDADDAVTVIGCTVLLSVLAHGLTARPLAAAYGARHPR; encoded by the coding sequence GTGGGGGCGGTCACGGTCGTCGTGCTGGTGATCTTCGGGTGGGGGCTGGTGTCCTCGCGGCTGGAGCGGGCCGACCTGACCGCGCCGATCGTGTTCGTGGCCGTCGGGGGACTGCTGGCGGCGACGGGGACGGTCGCCGGGCCCACCGCCCCGGAGGCGCTCCGGCCTCTGGTCGAGGTCACCCTCGTCTGGGTGCTGTTCTCCGACGCGGCGGGGGTGCCGTGGCGCGAGGTCCGCGCGGACCGGGGGGTGTACGCGCGGCTGCTGTGCGTCGGGCTCCCGCTGACGATCCTCACGGGCTGGGGGCTCGCGTCCTGGTTCTTCCCCGGCCTTGAGCTGTGGCTCGCGCTGCTGGTGGGCGCCGCGCTCGCGCCCACCGACGCCGCGCTCGGGCTCCCCGTCGTGACGAACCCCCGGGTGCCCCCGCGCATGCGGCGGCTCATCACCGTGGAGAGCGGGCTCAACGACGGGATCGCGACCCCCGTCGTCATGTTCGCGCTCGCCGGGGCCGCGTCGGCGGAGGCCGTCCGCGGCGCGCCCACCCTGGGCATGGCGCTCGTCGAACTCGCCCTCGGCCTCGTCGTCGGCGCGGTGCTCGGGCCGGCGGGCGGCGGGCTGCTGCGGGCGGCGCGGCGCAGGGAGTGGGCCTCGGAGGACTTCACCGGCATCGCGGTCCTCGCGCTCGCCGTGCTCGCCTACACGGGCGCGGTCGCCCTGCACGGCAACGGCTTCATCGCGGCCTTCTGCGCGGGCCTGGCGTTCGGCGCGGCCGCCGGGCCGCGCGGGCCCGCCGAACTCGCCTACCTGGAGCAGACCGGACGGCTGGTGTCCCTGCTGGTCTGGCTGGCGTTCGGCGTCATCGTCCTCCCCATCATGGCCTCGCGGATCGGCCCGCCGACCGTCCTGTACGCGGTGCTCAGCCTGACCGTCGTGCGCATGCTCCCGGTCGCCCTCGTCACCCTCGGCGCCGGTCTCGACCGTTCCTCGGTCCTCTTCCTCGGCTGGTTCGGCCCCCGCGGCCTGGCCTCCCTCGTCTTCGCCCTGATCGCCCTCGAAGAACTCGGCCCCGACGCCGACGACGCCGTCACCGTCATCGGCTGCACGGTCCTGCTCAGCGTCCTGGCGCACGGCCTCACCGCCCGCCCTCTCGCCGCCGCCTACGGCGCCCGCCACCCTCGGTAG
- a CDS encoding endonuclease/exonuclease/phosphatase family protein: protein MDDYDVAWWNVENLFDEENSPRRSERLARVIKDDITGWTPRLRDLKIERLASVIAQMKDGAGPDLLGVCEVENLFVLERLAAAVHHRLPGRRYAIVHADTGDARGIDVAFLYDPALFEVPDGQVFFHVVMRRNATREIVQVNFRTRRGRTWAVFGNHWPSRSGGAAESAGYRHIAGETLSYFHQRTLEEHGPDTPVLAMGDFNDEPFDTSLVVHALSTRQRRRVLEADTPRLWNLMWPQMGVPDGTFYFNNEPNLLDQFIVNAPMARPRSPLRVHPESVRILRFPGTFSTGAYPAPVPFGGMGKKVNESGFSDHFPITLKVTESD, encoded by the coding sequence GTGGACGACTATGACGTGGCCTGGTGGAATGTCGAGAACCTTTTTGACGAGGAGAATTCGCCGCGCCGGTCGGAACGGCTGGCGCGGGTCATCAAGGATGACATCACGGGGTGGACGCCGCGATTGCGCGATCTGAAGATCGAGCGGTTGGCGTCGGTCATCGCGCAGATGAAGGACGGCGCCGGACCGGATCTGCTCGGGGTGTGCGAGGTCGAGAACCTGTTCGTCCTGGAGCGGCTGGCCGCGGCGGTGCACCACCGGCTGCCGGGGCGCCGGTACGCGATCGTGCACGCCGACACCGGTGACGCGCGGGGCATCGACGTCGCGTTCCTCTACGATCCGGCCCTGTTCGAGGTGCCCGACGGGCAGGTGTTCTTCCATGTGGTGATGCGCCGGAACGCGACCCGGGAGATCGTGCAGGTCAACTTCCGGACCAGGCGGGGTCGCACGTGGGCGGTGTTCGGCAACCACTGGCCCTCACGCAGCGGCGGCGCGGCCGAGTCCGCGGGCTACCGGCACATCGCCGGCGAGACCCTGTCCTACTTCCACCAGCGCACCCTGGAGGAGCACGGCCCCGACACGCCGGTACTCGCGATGGGCGACTTCAACGACGAGCCGTTCGACACCTCGCTGGTCGTGCACGCCCTCAGCACCCGCCAGCGGCGCCGGGTCCTCGAAGCCGACACGCCCCGCCTGTGGAACCTCATGTGGCCTCAGATGGGCGTCCCCGACGGCACTTTCTACTTCAACAACGAACCGAACCTGCTCGACCAGTTCATCGTCAACGCCCCCATGGCCCGTCCCCGATCCCCGCTCCGGGTCCACCCCGAATCCGTGCGCATCCTCCGTTTCCCCGGCACCTTCAGCACCGGCGCCTACCCCGCCCCCGTCCCTTTCGGCGGCATGGGGAAAAAGGTCAACGAGTCCGGGTTCTCCGACCATTTCCCCATCACCCTGAAGGTCACCGAATCCGACTGA
- a CDS encoding PAS domain-containing sensor histidine kinase encodes MAKTEAEVLFEAVAAPLAYLSVELVYLKVNRAYERTTGRSREGLLGRSVAELFPGDEAGEEYLALLDSMERVLTDRETDIMAVHRHDVEEPGSPGVLRERYWNITNTPIFDEEGKIVGILNQPQEVTTFVRREPDSAEFPEERVETLEAHMLAQTSQLHEVNQRLRRAQVKERRVSDALRKAVQEQREAVADASHDLRGPLTGLLTRLQVALDDPDADPRETLLATLQDAERLGDIVGDLLELARLEAGVPADTEPVDLPVLVGGELVHLAPRKTVRTHLDVGVIVDASRVRLARLVGNLLANAERHAASRIEVAVLVRDRQAVLEVMDDGPGIPDPDKEAVFRRFYRRADARRLDPGGTGLGLPIARQIAESHGGTLQATDRPDDLPGACLTLRLPLHRP; translated from the coding sequence ATGGCGAAGACCGAGGCGGAGGTCCTGTTCGAGGCCGTCGCGGCGCCCCTGGCTTATCTGTCGGTCGAGCTGGTGTATCTCAAGGTGAACCGGGCGTATGAGCGGACGACGGGGCGGTCCAGGGAGGGCCTGCTGGGGCGGTCGGTGGCGGAGTTGTTCCCCGGTGACGAGGCGGGGGAGGAGTACCTCGCGCTGCTGGACTCGATGGAGCGGGTGCTGACGGATCGCGAGACGGACATCATGGCCGTGCACCGGCACGATGTGGAGGAGCCGGGCAGTCCCGGGGTGCTGCGGGAGCGCTACTGGAACATCACGAACACCCCGATCTTCGACGAAGAAGGGAAGATCGTCGGGATCCTCAACCAGCCGCAGGAGGTGACCACGTTCGTCCGGCGGGAACCCGACTCGGCGGAGTTCCCCGAGGAACGGGTGGAGACGCTCGAGGCGCACATGCTCGCCCAGACCAGCCAGCTGCACGAGGTCAACCAGCGGCTGCGGCGCGCCCAGGTCAAGGAGCGCCGGGTCTCGGACGCGCTCCGCAAGGCGGTCCAGGAGCAACGCGAGGCTGTCGCCGACGCCTCCCACGATCTGCGCGGCCCGCTCACCGGCCTGCTGACCCGGCTCCAGGTCGCCCTCGACGACCCTGACGCCGACCCCCGCGAGACCCTGCTCGCCACGCTCCAGGACGCCGAGCGGCTCGGCGACATCGTCGGCGACCTGCTGGAACTGGCCAGACTCGAGGCCGGGGTGCCCGCGGACACCGAGCCCGTCGACCTTCCGGTGCTGGTCGGTGGCGAACTCGTCCACCTCGCGCCGCGCAAGACCGTCCGCACCCACCTGGACGTCGGGGTGATCGTCGACGCCTCCCGCGTCCGGCTGGCCCGCCTGGTGGGCAACCTGCTGGCCAACGCCGAACGGCACGCCGCGTCCCGCATCGAGGTGGCGGTCCTCGTCCGGGACCGCCAGGCCGTCCTCGAGGTGATGGACGACGGCCCCGGCATCCCCGACCCCGACAAGGAGGCCGTCTTCCGCCGCTTCTACCGCCGCGCCGACGCTCGCCGCCTGGACCCGGGAGGCACCGGCCTCGGCCTCCCCATCGCCCGCCAGATCGCCGAGTCCCACGGCGGCACCCTCCAGGCCACCGACCGCCCCGACGACCTCCCCGGCGCCTGCCTCACCCTCCGGCTCCCCCTCCACCGACCCTGA
- a CDS encoding carbonic anhydrase, protein MEPLTHAQTRTTDAAAARPTTLIIACCDAQLDPARLAGAAPGSCLELRTFGNVVPPYRPHRVTAEAATIAYATEILGVQEIVVVGHSGCGAVAALQPGGLSLRAFDAWWWLTRSGNTGRGRAATDDPGRAHLRLQVAKLLRYPKIKRRLTERRLDLRAYYADPASGTAELLEPPSRT, encoded by the coding sequence ATGGAGCCACTCACCCACGCCCAGACCCGCACGACGGACGCCGCCGCGGCCCGTCCGACCACGCTGATCATCGCCTGCTGTGACGCCCAGCTGGATCCCGCGCGACTCGCGGGAGCCGCCCCGGGCAGCTGCCTGGAACTGCGCACGTTCGGCAACGTCGTCCCGCCGTACCGCCCGCACCGGGTGACCGCCGAGGCCGCCACGATCGCCTACGCGACCGAGATCCTCGGCGTCCAGGAGATCGTCGTCGTCGGGCACAGCGGCTGCGGGGCCGTCGCCGCACTCCAGCCGGGCGGTCTCAGCCTCCGCGCCTTCGATGCCTGGTGGTGGCTCACCCGCAGCGGCAACACCGGCCGGGGCCGCGCCGCCACCGACGACCCGGGCCGCGCCCACCTGCGGCTCCAGGTGGCGAAGCTGCTCCGCTACCCCAAGATCAAACGTCGGCTCACCGAACGCCGCCTCGATCTCCGCGCCTACTACGCCGATCCCGCCTCGGGCACCGCCGAACTCCTGGAGCCGCCGTCGCGCACCTGA
- a CDS encoding HAMP domain-containing sensor histidine kinase has product MRRQVMGAIVGVVVLGVLLFAAPLAVAVERLYRGDAVGELGREAARAAAWVPDGGGLPSKFGEPVDDDAVLGVYRDGRRIAGEGPATSAVAAATADGGIHDDVEGDDLAVAAPVPADGEAERSAVRIAVPYEEVTEEMWEAWRTMLFTALAVLLVAAGLAWFLARRLAAPLERLTDAAGRLGDGDFSVRAVRSGVPEVDAAQRALETTARRLGRTLERERAFSADVSHQLRTPLTGLLLGLESALDEPDPRPAIRTALERGDHLQTIIEDLIALTRDAPRADLDLDPLLAGAEERWRAPLAVEGRALEIRKDPGLPTAQASAAAVRQILDVLIDNARAHGEGTVTVTAADVGAGLSVEVSDEGAGPDDPETIFARRSPGTGHGIGLALARSLAEAEGGRLMLRGGATFVLLLPERPVWSGFGPGGRALAGR; this is encoded by the coding sequence TTGCGGCGGCAGGTGATGGGCGCGATCGTCGGGGTCGTGGTGCTCGGGGTGCTGCTGTTCGCGGCGCCGCTCGCGGTGGCGGTGGAGCGGCTGTACCGGGGGGACGCGGTCGGGGAGCTGGGGCGGGAGGCGGCGCGGGCCGCGGCGTGGGTGCCGGACGGAGGCGGGCTGCCGTCGAAGTTCGGGGAGCCCGTCGATGACGACGCGGTGCTCGGGGTGTACCGGGACGGCCGGAGGATCGCGGGGGAGGGGCCCGCGACGTCGGCGGTCGCCGCCGCGACGGCGGACGGCGGCATCCACGACGACGTCGAAGGGGACGACCTCGCCGTCGCGGCGCCCGTCCCGGCGGACGGCGAGGCCGAGCGGTCGGCGGTCCGGATCGCGGTGCCGTACGAGGAGGTCACCGAGGAGATGTGGGAGGCGTGGCGCACGATGCTGTTCACCGCGCTCGCCGTCCTGCTCGTCGCGGCGGGGCTCGCCTGGTTCCTCGCCCGGCGGCTCGCGGCGCCGCTGGAGCGGCTGACGGACGCGGCGGGCCGGCTCGGCGACGGTGACTTCAGCGTCCGGGCGGTCCGCTCGGGCGTGCCGGAGGTGGACGCCGCCCAGCGCGCGCTGGAGACGACCGCGCGCCGCCTCGGCCGGACGCTGGAGCGGGAGCGCGCCTTCAGCGCCGACGTCTCCCACCAGCTGCGCACCCCGCTCACCGGGCTCCTCCTCGGCCTGGAGTCGGCGCTCGACGAGCCGGATCCGAGGCCCGCGATCCGGACCGCCCTGGAGCGCGGCGACCACCTCCAGACGATCATCGAAGATCTGATCGCCCTCACCCGGGACGCGCCCCGCGCCGATCTCGACCTCGACCCCCTGCTCGCGGGGGCGGAGGAGCGCTGGCGGGCGCCGCTCGCCGTGGAGGGCCGCGCGCTGGAGATCCGCAAAGACCCCGGCCTGCCCACCGCGCAGGCCTCGGCGGCGGCCGTCCGGCAGATCCTCGACGTGCTGATCGACAACGCCCGCGCGCACGGCGAAGGCACGGTGACGGTCACCGCGGCCGACGTCGGCGCGGGCCTGTCGGTCGAGGTCTCCGACGAGGGCGCGGGCCCGGACGATCCGGAAACGATCTTCGCCCGGCGTTCTCCCGGCACGGGCCACGGGATCGGGCTCGCACTCGCCAGGTCCCTCGCCGAGGCCGAGGGCGGGCGGCTCATGCTGCGCGGCGGCGCCACCTTCGTGCTGCTGCTGCCCGAGCGGCCCGTCTGGAGCGGCTTCGGGCCAGGGGGTCGCGCGTTAGCCGGGCGCTAA
- a CDS encoding phosphatase PAP2 family protein gives MTAPATRRSPGPFSAFALGPVAVLLALLTLAVSIVGGLPFDGPVHDWFAANRAAPLTEAARLLTDSAVGVPALLLAAAAGALLAGRAELRHRARYAAAAIGVLLAGRLVRYACAELLNRARPEQTDWAVPAFGHAFPSGHTAGATIIAVLFVAALRGTGPRALVVGWALGVGLTRVYLGVHWPTDVLAGFCFGVLWTVPCLWLLRRGSVRDEAREAA, from the coding sequence ATGACCGCTCCCGCGACGCGCCGCTCCCCGGGCCCCTTCTCCGCCTTCGCGCTGGGCCCGGTCGCGGTGCTCCTGGCCCTGTTGACCCTCGCCGTCTCCATCGTCGGCGGCCTCCCGTTCGACGGCCCCGTGCACGACTGGTTCGCCGCCAACCGCGCCGCGCCGCTGACCGAAGCCGCGCGGCTGCTGACGGACTCGGCGGTCGGCGTGCCCGCGCTCCTGCTCGCCGCCGCGGCCGGGGCACTGCTGGCGGGCCGAGCGGAACTCCGCCATCGGGCGCGGTACGCCGCGGCGGCGATCGGCGTCCTCCTCGCCGGGCGGCTGGTGCGCTACGCCTGCGCGGAACTGCTGAACCGCGCGCGTCCCGAGCAGACGGACTGGGCGGTCCCCGCGTTCGGGCACGCGTTCCCGTCCGGCCACACCGCCGGCGCGACGATCATCGCGGTCCTGTTCGTCGCCGCCCTTCGCGGGACGGGCCCGCGCGCCCTGGTCGTCGGATGGGCGCTCGGCGTCGGGCTCACCCGGGTCTACCTGGGCGTGCACTGGCCGACCGACGTGCTCGCCGGGTTCTGCTTCGGCGTCCTGTGGACCGTCCCGTGCCTGTGGCTGCTGCGCCGCGGCTCCGTGCGGGACGAGGCGCGCGAGGCGGCCTAG
- a CDS encoding response regulator transcription factor, translating into MIVEDDPVIGEELLRSLGKQGFATALAPTGAEALDHVGEAAPDLVLLDLGLPDMDGVALCRMLRASLPHSVIVVLTARTREFEVVVALDAGADDYLTKPFRLAELGARVRAHLRRSAAASDERPLTLGRLRLDPAARRAFVGGAELDLRPKEFDLLAHLAAHAGTVVTREQLMDALWDAHWHTSTKTLDVHIATLRRKLTAQGEPPDRITTLRGTGYRYTPDA; encoded by the coding sequence ATGATCGTGGAGGACGATCCCGTCATCGGCGAGGAACTGCTGCGCTCCCTCGGCAAGCAGGGCTTCGCGACGGCCCTGGCGCCCACCGGCGCCGAAGCCCTCGACCACGTCGGGGAGGCCGCGCCCGACCTGGTGCTCCTCGACCTCGGCCTGCCCGACATGGACGGGGTCGCCCTGTGCCGGATGCTGCGCGCGTCGCTCCCGCACTCGGTCATCGTCGTGCTCACCGCGCGCACCAGGGAGTTCGAGGTGGTCGTCGCGCTCGACGCGGGCGCCGACGACTACCTCACCAAGCCGTTCCGGCTGGCCGAACTCGGCGCCCGCGTCCGCGCCCACCTGCGCCGCAGCGCCGCCGCGTCCGACGAGCGCCCGCTCACCCTGGGCCGCCTCCGCCTCGATCCGGCGGCCCGCCGCGCCTTCGTCGGCGGCGCCGAACTCGACCTCCGCCCGAAGGAGTTCGACCTCCTGGCCCACCTCGCCGCGCACGCCGGCACCGTGGTGACCCGCGAACAGCTCATGGACGCCCTCTGGGACGCCCACTGGCACACCTCGACCAAGACCCTCGACGTCCATATCGCCACCCTCCGCCGCAAACTCACCGCCCAAGGCGAACCCCCCGACCGCATCACCACCCTCCGCGGCACCGGCTACCGCTACACCCCCGACGCCTGA
- a CDS encoding amidase, with translation MELWQLSATELAAGIRNREFSSGEAVRSCLGRIEAVNPALNALVEVLPEDALEAARRADEAVAAGAVLGPLHGVPVNTKINTPERGKLASHGLTVAAGARATGDAACVGGLRASGAVFLGRSNAPAFSMRWFSGNDPHGRTLNPWDASRTPGGSSGGAAAAVAAGMAPIGQGNDIAGSIRFPAACCGVVGIRPTVGLVSGWEPPGGPELEGPLTFQAWAVHGPIAKTVSDARLALAAMTTPDLRDPFGVPAVPSLAPRRGPVRIGVVRDVGLARAHPSVDAAVTTAARRLADAGHPVEEMEVPLLGEAARLWSLLLMEDLKPMAPGMREIGDEATRRNLTFCFEAAAELWGAVGITDYIQGWARRATLITRLQELLTGGDGNTLLLTPACAEPPFEQDADIIDPARARSLFPAMWPMTSVPVLGFPAITVPVQATDGLPLSVQLIAARFAEPLLFDIATDLESRTTALAPPLPA, from the coding sequence ATGGAACTGTGGCAGCTGTCCGCGACCGAGCTCGCGGCGGGGATCCGGAACCGGGAGTTCTCGTCCGGCGAGGCGGTCCGGTCCTGCCTCGGCCGGATCGAGGCCGTCAACCCGGCGCTGAACGCCCTGGTGGAGGTGCTGCCGGAGGACGCGCTGGAGGCCGCGCGCCGGGCTGACGAGGCCGTCGCGGCAGGGGCCGTCCTCGGCCCGCTGCACGGCGTACCGGTGAACACGAAGATCAACACCCCGGAGCGGGGCAAGCTCGCCAGCCATGGCCTGACGGTGGCGGCCGGGGCCCGCGCCACGGGCGACGCCGCCTGTGTCGGCGGGCTGCGCGCGTCCGGCGCGGTGTTCCTCGGCCGCAGCAACGCGCCCGCCTTCTCGATGCGCTGGTTCTCGGGCAACGACCCGCACGGCAGGACGCTCAACCCGTGGGACGCGTCCCGGACCCCCGGCGGCTCCAGCGGCGGCGCGGCGGCGGCCGTCGCCGCGGGCATGGCGCCGATCGGGCAGGGCAACGACATCGCCGGCTCGATCCGCTTCCCCGCGGCGTGCTGCGGCGTCGTCGGCATCCGGCCGACCGTCGGCCTCGTCTCCGGCTGGGAGCCGCCGGGGGGACCGGAGCTGGAGGGCCCCCTCACGTTCCAGGCGTGGGCGGTGCACGGGCCGATCGCCAAGACCGTCTCCGACGCCCGGCTCGCGCTCGCCGCGATGACGACCCCCGACCTGCGTGACCCGTTCGGCGTCCCGGCGGTGCCCTCCCTCGCGCCTCGCCGCGGCCCGGTGCGGATAGGCGTGGTCCGCGACGTCGGGCTCGCGAGGGCCCACCCGTCGGTCGACGCCGCGGTGACCACGGCGGCCCGCAGGCTCGCCGACGCCGGGCACCCCGTCGAGGAGATGGAGGTGCCCCTCCTCGGCGAGGCCGCCCGGCTGTGGTCCCTCCTGCTCATGGAGGACCTGAAGCCGATGGCCCCCGGCATGCGCGAGATCGGCGACGAGGCGACCCGCCGCAACCTCACCTTCTGCTTCGAGGCCGCCGCCGAGCTCTGGGGCGCGGTCGGCATCACCGACTACATCCAGGGCTGGGCCCGCCGGGCCACCCTCATCACCCGCCTCCAGGAACTCCTCACCGGCGGCGACGGGAACACCCTGCTCCTCACCCCGGCCTGCGCGGAGCCCCCCTTCGAGCAGGACGCCGACATCATCGACCCGGCCCGCGCGCGTTCCCTCTTCCCCGCCATGTGGCCGATGACCTCGGTGCCCGTCCTCGGCTTCCCGGCCATCACCGTGCCCGTCCAGGCCACCGACGGCCTTCCCCTCTCCGTCCAGCTCATCGCCGCCCGCTTCGCCGAACCCCTGCTCTTCGACATCGCCACCGACCTCGAATCCCGTACCACGGCCCTCGCCCCGCCCTTGCCGGCCTGA
- a CDS encoding TetR/AcrR family transcriptional regulator, whose protein sequence is MPMEIDLTQRLAMIAEATLDLVATGGIDAVSIRAVAKRIGGSTTLVTNYLPTREELLRNAVEHALAAWDAETEGVIEGAAEDERLAVMARWASSTTGDDAVLRRLFMEILGRSEPESDAVALLRKDARRAHEGLSAAAEAAGAADAAFTADILHLVLRGFYLSSLEDPQGWPGDRVGPLIDRLVRVLIAADPET, encoded by the coding sequence ATGCCGATGGAGATCGACCTCACCCAGCGCCTCGCGATGATCGCCGAGGCCACCCTCGACCTCGTGGCCACCGGCGGCATCGACGCCGTCAGCATCAGGGCCGTCGCCAAACGGATCGGCGGGTCGACCACGCTGGTCACCAACTACCTGCCGACCCGCGAGGAACTGCTGCGCAACGCGGTCGAGCACGCGCTCGCCGCGTGGGACGCCGAGACCGAGGGCGTGATCGAGGGCGCGGCCGAGGACGAACGCCTGGCCGTCATGGCCCGCTGGGCGAGCTCCACGACCGGAGACGACGCGGTGCTGCGCCGTCTGTTCATGGAGATCCTCGGCCGCAGCGAGCCGGAATCCGACGCCGTCGCGCTGCTCCGCAAGGACGCGCGCCGCGCCCACGAGGGCCTCAGCGCGGCGGCCGAGGCGGCGGGCGCGGCCGACGCCGCGTTCACCGCCGACATCCTGCACCTGGTGCTGCGCGGCTTCTACCTGTCGAGCCTCGAGGACCCGCAGGGCTGGCCGGGCGACCGTGTCGGACCGCTCATCGACCGCCTGGTCCGCGTGCTGATCGCGGCCGACCCCGAGACCTGA